Part of the Paludisphaera borealis genome, GGCCCGTCGTCCCTCGATCTTGATCAAACTCATGGCCTGGCCGGATGGATACCCTCGGACGATCCAGTTCCCTTGAAGGTCGACGGTGGGGGCGCTGGTGTTCTTCTCGACGTTCCGAGGGGCCGGCGCCGGGCGCGGTGAGTCGTCTGGAGCCGCGTGCGCGAGCCACCCCAGCGTGGACAGGCCGATGATCGTCGCCAGGACCGCCGCGTCCATCTTCAATCGGGAGAACAGCATCACTTTGAGCACTCCTTCCGCCAGGGTGATTGACAACGCAGAGAGGCCGCAGGCTGCTTGCAAGGGGCCGACGGCGAACGCCGCCGCGGCCCGGACCGTGGACTCCAACAGAGCGGGAGGCAGGGAGACGGACGTCGGCGCTCCGATCATGATCAGCGTCTGCTGAGCCGACGAGGGGGTGATCCCACGGCGTATCAGCCGGTCTTGTAGGTGCGCCCGTCCGCGCGCCAGCCGGCTCTTGACCGTCCCCACGGGGCATCCCAGGTGTCGCGCCGCTTCCTCGTAAGAACGTCCTTCGAGGTCGCAGAGGACGAGGGGGATGCGATGGCGATCCGGGAGCCGTTCGACCTCCTGGTGGATCGCCAGCGAGAGGTCGTCCGAAATGCTCGGGACGGTCCACGCTGGCGTCCGCTCCGCCGCCTGTCGCTCGACCGCGCGGCGGCGGTTCTTGTCTCGTTTGGCGTGGACCGCGGTACGAAAGGCGACGCGATGGAGCCAGGGACCGATCGATTCGCTGACCCATAGCGAGCCGGCCCTGCGGACCAACACGAGGAACGTGGCCTGGAAGGCGTCGCGGGCGTCGTGGTCGTCGCGCAGGACGGCCTGGCAGGTGCGCCAGACCAACGGCCCGTGCCGCGCGACCAGTGCGGCGAAAGCGGGCTCGCCCGCCTCGCGGGCCCGCGTCGCGAATCGTTCGAGCAACTGCCCGTCGCTCAGCGCGGTGAACGAGCCGGTGTGGAGGAGATCGCCCAACGCGCTAGCGGCGGCGTGATTCCGATTCAATGGCACGAGTTTCACCTCCCCTACATGACCGCTCCCGTCATGGTAAGGGATGCGCGGGGGGTGAAAGTTCCATTTTTTCTTTGGAATCGACGACCGCTTCGTTGATCACGGGTCGTTCGAGCAGGCGGTCCCTTTTTCCAGCCCGGCGCGGGGGGTACGATCGGAAGAGGCGGGCGGATTCATGGATGGACCTCCCTGGCCGATCACCTGGGCGTGGGGGTGGACGATGGCGATGCTGATCTCCTTGGCCTGTGTCGCGCTGGGAATGACGATCCCGCTGTCGGGAACGGTGGAGGACGCCGCCGGCCGGCCGGTCGCCGGGGCGACGGTCTGGCTCGGCGACACGATCGCGACCCGCAAGGGGTCCGAGGTCCTGGCGACCGCGAAGACCGACGAGAACGGCCGGTTCCGGCTCGAACGCGCGGCCGATCTCGTGGGCCGGGGCCGATCTTGGTCGCCGACACTCTGGGCCTACAAGCCGGGCGGCCGCATCGCCCACCTCGAATTCAAGGGAGACCTGCCGGCGGCCGACGAGCCGGTCCGCCTTGTGCTCGGGCCGCCGGCCTCGACCCCGGTCCGGGTGCTCAACCCCGACGGCAAGCCCGCCAAGGGGGCGAGCGTCCGACCTGTCTATCTGAGGATCAAGGCCCCGCGACCGCCGGACAAGCTGCTCGACCGCCTTGGCGCGACGACCGACGCCGACGGCCGGGCGACGCTCGACGGCTTCGCGCCGGTCGACGTCGAGTTGCTTGACGTGACGGTCGAGGGACAGATAGTCCAGTACCTGCCGCTCGACCCCGACGACGGGACCCTCACGCTCCGTCCGCTCGGCCGGCTCAAGGTCCGGATCGTCGCCGACGATCCCAAGGTCCTCAAGGGCTGGATAATCACCGCCTCATCGCATCCGACCGATGCGGGTTATCAAGGTCCCACGACCCACTGGGCTCGTGAAACGACCGGCGACGACGGCCGGATCGACTTCCCGCCGCTGGCCACCGGCCGAATCACCTGGGACGCCAAACCCCCCGAGGGCTCGAACTATCTCCTAGCGAAGCAACCGGGCGGGACGGTCCGGGCGGGCGAGACGGAAGAGGTGGAGATCGCCGTCCGCCGGGGCGTCCGGATCGAGGGGGTCGTCAAGGAGGAGTCCGGCGGGGCGCCGGTCGCGGGGGTCCAGGTCGTCGTCACGCCCCTCCAGGGGAACTCCCAGTCGGGAGCTTCGCCCGTCACCGACGCGCGGGGCCGCATCTCGGCCGTCATCCCACCCGGAACGACCCGGTTGACCTACATCGAGGTGCCGAAGGATTACTTCCTGCCGCCGCGCGTCCAGAACTGGGTGGACTTCGAGGTCAAGGAGGGCGAGGAGCGGCATGAATGCGCGCCGCCCCCGCTCCGGAAGGCGGCGCACGTCCGGGGACGGGTGGTCGACGAGGCGGGCGAGCCGTCCCCGTGGGCCGCCGTCTCGGGCTCCTGGAGCCTTGACGAGAACGGTTTCAACACCACCAGCACGATCCACGCCGAGACCGACGCGCGAGGCGAATTCGTCCTGGGAAGCATCCCTCCGAACGCCCGGGTCACCGTCACGGCGTCGTCGGGGTGGACCACCGAGTCGGACTCGTCGGTCGTCCCCAAGGTCGACGAGGGGGAGCCGACCACGATCCGCCTCCGGAAGCGGCCGACCCTGGCCCTCTCCGGCCGGGTGCTCGGCCCCGACGGCCGGCCCCTGGCCGACGCCCAGATCCGGGTCATGATCCGCGCGCCCGTCCAGGGGTTCAACTCGGGCAGCCCGTTCATGTTCGGCGAATCGGAGGAGGTCCGGACCGGCCCCGACGGCCGATACAAGACGCCGGCCCAGCTTCCGGTCAAGCATGAGTACCGCATCGAGGCCCAGGCGTCGAGATGCGAGCCGTCGATGTCGCGATGGCTCGTCGGGCAGGCGGTCGAGGTCCCCGACCTGGTGCTCCGCAGGTCGATCGGCGTGCGCGAGGCGGCTGGTTGGGTGGTCGACTCGACCGGCAAGCCGGTCGTCGGCGCCGAGGTCTTCCAATCGGGGGATGGACCCAGGAGGACGCGAGGCGTGACCGACGCCGACGGCCGGTTCCGGGTCGCCAAGGTCCCCGACGCGCCGGCGTTCCTGTTCGTTGCAAGGGAGGGATACCGCTTCCTCGGCCGGCGGGTCGAGCCGGAAGCGCGGGCGATCGAGTTCGTCCTCCGTCGCCTCGACGAGCCCCCGGCGGCCCTGCTCGGCTCGGCCGGCTCGCCGGTCGCTCGCGACGAGGAGCGCGCGATCGCCCGCGACCTGATCGCCCAGGCCCGGAAGGCGCCTGGCGGCGGAGGAGATTCGCAACGGGGGCCGCTCGCCGTGGCCGCCCTCGTCGATCCCGACCGGATGGTCGAGATGATCGAGAATCAGGTCGTCGCGGTCGATGCGGGCGTGCTCACGGCCCTGGCGATCGGCCGGTCCGAGGGCGACCCTCGGAAGGTCCTCGAAATCCTCGACGCGATCGATTCCCCCGCCACGGCGTCGCACGCGGCCTTGGGCCTGTTCGACCGCCTGGGGAGGTCGGCCCGACCCGCGTTCCGTCGCGAACTCCTCGATCGGGCTGAACGCCGCGCCCACGATGTCGGCGAGCCCGGCCAGGAGGCGAGCCTGCTCGCTCGCGCCGCCGACCGACGGCTCGACATCGGCGACGTCGACCGCGGCTCGGCCCTGGCTCGGGAGGCCCAGACGGTCGCGGCAAGACCTGGCCAGCAACTCGTCCCCGACCCCCTCGACGACCTGGCGTCGGCCCTGGCGCGGGTCGACCTTGCCGCCGCCTTGAAGCTTCTGGACGGCCAGGCCAAGCCTCCCGGCGTACTCGACATGACCCGGGCCGCGATCGCCAAGCGGATCGCGGCGGCCAACCCGGCCGAGGCCCGCCGACTCCTCGGCGTGATCCAGGAAAACAATCGATGGTCCGCCCGGCGCGCCGTCTGCGCCCGGATGGTCGCGAAGGACCTGCCGGCGGCCCGCGCCCTGGCGGCCGAGGGGGGCGACGCGATGCTCGCGGCGGTCTTGCCGGCGTTCGCGGCCCGAGCGCTGGCCGATTCCGACCCGCGCGCGGCCCGTGAGCTTTTATTCGAGTCGGTCGAAAAGCTCGGGAAGCTCGACCAAATCCAGGCGGCCCAACCGGCCCCGGCCGTCGTGCTGGCCCGTCTGGTGCCGCTGGCCGTCCGACTCGATCCCGACCGGGCACCAAGCTGTTTGTGGCTCGCCCTGTCGCGTCGCCCGCCGCTGCCGGACCGCGAGTTGTCGCCCGTGCTTCCTGACGTCCGCCAGCGCTACCTCGACCTGGCCGAGCTGGCGGCGTTGACGTCGCGGTACGACCGGGCGGCGGCCGAGGTCGTGTTTGCGCCGGTGGCCGCCCGACTCGCCGCCCTGGACGACGAGCCCTGTGGGCTGGGCAACGAAGGTCCCGCGATCTTCCGGGCCGCGGGGGCGTTCGACGCCCGGGCCGCCCGCGCCTTGCTCGATGCTCTGCCCGAAGACCCGCCGCCGTTGGACGGACGGCAGGCCGGCTTCCCCAACTTCCGCCACCACAGCAAGGCCGAGGCTCGGGTCGCCCTGGCCGAGGTCCTCGGCCTGCCCCCCAGGCTTCGCCTCCGCGAGCCGTTCATGCCCATCGGGGGCGATGACTGGCTTGAAGTTCTCGACGACCGAGGGATGGGTCGAATCGAAGGCCCTTAAGATGGGAAGATGGGTGGGGCGATCGATCGAATCTCAGTACATGGCGCTCATGCTGAAGTTGAAGTAACGCAGGGCGTCGCCGTTGGCGTATGAGATCGGGAAGGCGAGGTCGAAGCCGAGCGGGACCGGGCCCATCTGGGGGATCTTGAGCCGCAGACCGGTGCCCACCGAGACGCGGACCTTGTTGAAGCTGTAGTCCCCCTCGACGGTGCCGAAGTCGGTGAAGACGACCTGCTGGACGGTGTCGCTGGCGGTCCAGGGGAACTGGTATTCAAGCGAGCCGACGGCCATCAACACGCCGCCGACCGGCACGCCCAGGGCTTTGGGGCTGACGGTGCGGTACTGGAAGCCGCGAAGACTGCCGAAGTTACCGGCGAAGAACCGCTCGTAGACGGGCGTCGATTGGGTCGTGATTCCGAAGTGGCCGCGGGCGGTGATGAACCGCTTGCCGGTGCCGTCGGGCCGGCTGCCGGTCTCGAAGTAGGCCCGCCCCTCGGCGTCGAACTTCGACCAGGTGTACGTTCCCCAGCCTTGCTCGAAGGAGAACTCGGCGTACTGGCCCTTGGTCGCCTGGAACGGGCTGTTGCGGTTGTCGAAGCGAAGACTCGGCCGCACCGAGAAGAGCGACGATTCGCCGCTGGCCGCCAGGTACTGCGCGGGGGCCGGCGTCTTGAACCCGAAGAAGTTGACCGACTCGGCTCGGACCGCGACGTCGGCGTAAGTGCTGGTGCCGAACTGCCGGCCCAACGAGAACCGGCCGCCGCCGCGACGCTCGTCCCAGTTGGGGTAGAAACGCGAGAAGTAGTAGCCGGCGACGCCGGCTCCGATGGGGAGGTCGAACAGGTACGGCTCGCGGAGGCTGACCTGGAACCGGTTGATCAGGGTGCCCGGCTGGAGGTCGACGCGGAACTCCTGGCCGGCGCCGCGGAAGGCGGTGCCGTTGAAGATGTCGTTGAACGACCGCGGGACGTTGAAGAGGTCGAAGTTCTTCTCATAGATCGTCACGTTGCCGAACAGCCCCTGAAAGCTGCTGGCCGCCATGCCGACCATGAACCGGCCGGTGGGGGCCTCTTCGAGCGAGGTCACGATGTCGGCGAACGACCGGTTCGGGAACGGGTCGTTGCGGTCGGGGCCGACGTCGGTCATGTTCAGGCCGGGGACGCTCGGAAAGGTTCCCGGGGGCTCGCCCGAGCCGACCGGAGGCGTGTTCGCGACCGCGCCTCGCCGCGAGGGGGCCGCGCCGGGGACGGGGACCGGCGAGGGGACGGCGACCGACGGCGCGGCGTTGGGGGGCGGGCTGAACAGGTTGCTCGATCCGAACGGCGTCAGGCCGGAAGGACCCGGGTCGGAGACGGTCGGCGGCGCGCCTCGCGGCGCGATCGGCTCGGGGGCGGGGACCAACTCGACGCCCGAATCGTCGTCCTGCATCCGCGCCCGGCTCATCTCGCCGAGCAGCGGGATCATCAGGTCGTTGTACGGCTTGTCGCCTGGCCGCTCGTTGACGATCTTGACCTCGATCGGCTTGCCCAGTTCGGGGTTCGTCTGGAAGTACCCCGTGCCGTAGAGCCGCTTCTGGAAGGTCTCGATCCGGTTCTTGTCGAGGACTTCGCCGGGCAGCAGGCCGGCCATCATCGCCTCGCGACGGATGACCTTGTCCCTGGTCCGCGAGTTGCCGCGGATGATCAGGTCGCCGAGCAGGAACGCCTCGCTCTCCTCGATCTTGTAGACGAGGTCGACGACCCCCTGCTCGTTGGTGAACCGGGGCTCGGTGACGATCTGCGTCTTGATGCAACCCAACTCGAAGTAGCGGGTCAGCAGGCGATTGCGGTCGGATTCGCGGACGGCCTCGAGGAACGGCTTGCCCGAGTGCAGTTGCAGCCCCTCGCGTAGCTCCTTGGTTTTGATCTGCTTGTTGCCCTCGAAGATCAGGTCGCGGACCTTGTACCGGACCCCCTCGGAGATCACGAAGGTCAAGTTGACGTCGCCGATGCTCGCGCCCGGGCGTGTGACCGGCGTGATCGTGACCTCGAAGAAGCCCTGCGACTGGAAGTACTCGACGAGCTTGCGCTTGTCTTCCTCAAGCATATCGCGGTGGTACTTGCCGCCGAACGACATGATGATCGGTTTGCGACTGGAGATCTTGCCCCAGAGCTGGGAGTCGGTGGCGAAGGTGTTGCCCTTGAAGTCGATGCTGGCGATCTTGTACTTCGGCCCCTCGAAGATCTGGATGACGACCTTGGTGTCGCCGACCTCGCCCCCCTCGATCAGCCTGACCTCCGCCAGCTCGAAGCCCTTTTCCTGGTAGAGCCGCTCGATCTGGCTGATCGCGAGCCTGGTGCGGGTGGGGTCGGCGCGGTTGCCGACCTTCAGCCCGGTGTTCTCCTCGATCTCCTTCTGCGAGATCTTCGACCGGCCGCGCAGCTCGACGACGCGGAGGATCGGCATCTCGCGGACCTTGAAGATCAGGATGTACTTGCCGCTCTTGGGGGGCGATTCCTCGGTGTACGGCGCGACGTCCGAGAACCACTTCGTCCCCATCAGGCTGTGCATGTCGGTCTCGACGAGCTGCTGGTCGAGCGGGTGGTTGACCTTGCTCAACAGCTTGGCGCGGATCTTCGCGGCCGGGATGCTCGCGTTGCCTTCGATCCGCACCTCGGTCACGACGCCCTCGGGGAGCTTGTCGCCCCGCTGGGCGTTGGCCGCGACCGGCGCAAGAGCCAGGAAGACCGTCGCCGTGAGCATCAGCCTCATCGACCGCGCGGCGGCCGCGGCGGTCGCTCGGCTCGCGACCGAGGTCGAGCGCTCGGCATCAATGAGTCTTTGCTCCACCGGTCCCGTCCTTGGCGCCGGAAGGCGTTTGAATTCGTTACATGTCATGAGCGATCGTTCCTGACCCGAACCGATCTAGAGCCGCCCGACGATCCGCGAGTCGTTCGTTCGTCCGTCGACCGTCGCGGCGCGGCGGTCTCGGGCTTGGTTCGACTTGCGCCCGTCTTCCCGACGTTCCGGGAGGTCGAGGCGGCGATCAGGATTGGCCGATCATCCCAGTCGGATGCGAGGGGGCGACGACCGCTCCCTCCTTCTGGAGAAACCTGCGACGTGTTCAGCGGGGCCGGGAAAAGGACTCGGACCGCGTCCATCCTGGTCGCAGCCCGCATTCGGCTTCCGCGCGTCGCCGTGCAAAGACGTGACGAACGGGGGAGTTTTACTCAAGTTGTTCCGACGACGCAAGGCCGGAAGGGCCGAATCCCGCAACGCCCCAAGCCCAAGCCCGATCGCGGTCAGGACATGACGTGGCGCGGCTTGGGGGCCTTGAAGTGCTCGCGGAGCGACGGGTTGAGTCCGTAGCCGAGGCTCAGGAGCTTGATCGGATGGAGGGTCCTCTTGGCGATCCCCTGCTCCATCTGGATCCGGCAGGCGCCGCACTCGGTCGAGCCGATCTCGATGTCGTCGTCCTTGAGCCGCTTGTGCAGCTCGCGGCCGGCGCGGAGCGAGGCGCGGAACTGCCGCGTGCCCAGGCCGTAGGTGCCTCCCATGCCCGAGCACCCCCGGTTGATGTACTCGACGTCCAGGTCGGGGATCTTGTGGAGCAGGTCGAAGCCGGGGAGGCCGACGTCGAGCGCCCGGAGGTGGCACGGCTGGTGGTAGCCGACGCGCGCCCGCACCGGCTCATGAGGCGTCGGAAGATGGCCGCGCGCGTCGAGGCCCATCAGGTACTCGCCCAGGTCCATGGTGTTGCGGGCGACCAGCTCGGCGTCGAGGTCGTCGGTCAGCTTGACGTACTCCTGGCGGAGCATGAGGGCCGCCGTGGGCTCGGAGCAAACCACCGTGTAGCCGTCGCGGACGGCGTTGCCCAGCACCCGGAGGTTTCGGAGGGCGAGATCGCGCGCGTGGTCGACGTCGCCGACGATCAGCGGCGCCATGCCCGAGCTGCGCTGGCCGGTCGGCACGTAGACGTTGACCTCGGCCTGGTGGAGCACGCCGACGACCGACTCGGCCAGCTCATGGTCGTAGTAGTTGGCGTAGACGTCCACGAAGTAGATCACGCGGGGCCCCGGCTGCGAGGGTCGAGGGCGGTTGAGACCCAGCTTGGCCGCGCGGCGCGTGTAGGGGGTGCGGCGGACCTGCGGCAGGACGCGCCGTCGCGAGAGGCCGAGCGCCCGTTCGAGCACCCAGCGGGCGCTCCGCCGCGACATCAGGAAGTTCGAGAGGATCGGCAGCCGGCTGGCCAGCCGCGCCCACATTTCGAGCCTTGAAAAGATCCAGTCGTGCGGTGGCAGACCGTGGTTCTCGACGAACGCCGCCTTGGCTTCGAGGATCAGGCTCGACACGTCGACGCCGGACGGGCATTCCGACTTGCAGAGCTTGCAGTGGATGCAGAGGTCGGCGTGCGCCATGAATTCGGCCGATCCCCAGAGCCGGGGGTCGACCTGGCCCGAGGCGACCTGGCGCAGCAGGTTCGCCTGCGATCGCGGCGACGCCGCCTCGGTCCCGTGCGCCCGAAAGCTCGGGCACATCCGCAGCGTCGGGTCGCTGCTTCGGCAGGCGCCGCAGCCGTTGCAGGCCGAGGCCATGCTCAGCACGTCGATCTCCGGCCATCGCAGGACCGGCGGCATCAGGATCGACGACGGAGCCGAGCCGCCGGCCTCGGGCGCGTCACCATCCGAAGCCCGTACGACCGACGTCTCCCGGCTGTCGTACGCCTCGGGAATCCGGATGAAGCCCGAACCGGAGCCGGAACCCAGGCTCGAACCGACGAGCGAGCCAAGATCGCCGTCGGGGTCGCGGGGGATGTCGGGGAACCGCTTGAGGTTCTTGGCGGCCAGCCGAGGGTCGTCGCCGACCACCTTGCCGGGGTTGAGCAGGTAGGCCGGGTCGAACACGTCCTTGACGTCGCGGAAGACCTGGACGAGTTCGCCGTACTGCCGGGGGAGGAACTGGGTCCGCAGCAGACCGCAGCCCTGGGCGCTCGAAATCGTGCCGCCGGCTTCGAGCACGACGTCGTAGAATTCGCCGGCGAGCCCTTCGATCTTGGTCCGGTCGTCGGGATCGGCGAGGTCGAGGAGCGGCCGCATCCGAATCCGCCCGTCGGCCGCGTAGACGTCGAGCGTCCAGGAGAGTTCGTACCGCTTGAGCAGATCCTGGAGCTTGCGGATCACCGGGCTGAGCCGTTCGACCGGGACGGCGACGTCGTCGACGATCGGAACCGGCCGCGCTCGGCCGCGGCCGCGCATCAAGAGAGGCTCGATCCGCCGCCGCAGCGTGACCAGCCGCTCGCAATCGGCCCGGCGGTGGACCGTCGCGGCGTCGGCGATCATCAGGCCGGTTCGGTAGGCCTTCTCGATCAACAGCCGGGCCTTGCCGTCCACCTCGGCGGCCGAGTCGCCCTCGAACTCCACCAGCATGACCGACTCGACCGAGTCGCCGACGTGCTCGCGGAACAACGGGTCGACGTCGCGGGCCAGGCTCGCCGACCGCCAATCGAACAGATCGCAGGCCGACGGTTTCAGGTCGCCGGCGATCAAGTACGGCACGCAGCCGGCCGCGTCGGCCAGCCGCACGAACGGCAGGATCACCACCGCCTGGGCGGCCGGCAGGGGCGTCGTTCGCAGCGTCGCCTGGAGCACCAGGGCGAGCGTCCCTTCCGAGCCGCAGATCAGGCGGGCCAGGTCGATCCCCCGGTCGTTCGCCGAGGCCGCCAGGGCGTAGCCGGCGCGGTTCAGGGGCGACGTCTCGCCCCGGTCGGCCCAGCGGGCCCGGCCGTGGCGATGGATCGCCTGCAGCTTGCGGACGATCAATTCCTTGAAATCGGCCGGCTCGTCGTCGAAGTCGGGCCAGGCCTCGAAGCCCAGCTCGGCCGTCTCCCCCTGGGCGAAGACGACGCGCAGTCGTTCGACCTGCCGGCTGACCGGTCCGTACAGGCACGACCGTTCCCCCGCGGTGTCGACGCCGATCATCCCGCCGAGCGTGGCGGCCTCGGGGTGCAGCGGCGACGGTTCGAGCCGTCTACCCAGGGGAGCCAGCCGGGCGTTGAGGACATCGAAGACCACCCCCGCCTCGGCCACGACGTGATCGTCGGCGATCGCCACGATCTTACGGAGGTGGCGGCTGAAATCGATCACCAGGCCCGGGCCGATCGCGCCGCCGGCCGGGTCGGTGGCGGCGCCTCGCGCGTGCAGCGGGATGCCGTTCTCCGACGCGTAGCGGACGATCGTCACCACGTCTTCCGAGGTCCGCGGGACGACCACGCCGAGCGGGTCGATCTCGTGGGGACCGGCCCCCAGCGCGTACGAGGCCCGATCCAGGGGCTCGAAAAGCAGCTCCCCGGCGACGACGCCCCTCAAATCGTCATTGATCCGGGCTCGTTGCTCGTCCACGGTGGCGGTTCGACCTCTGCCGGAAGGGAGACGCGGCTCGTTCGATGCGGCTTTCGCTTGCCCGCCCGCCCCAGGTTCAGCGGTCGTCGCGCGCGGTCGGTTCGGACGGTGGCGACTTGACCGAATCGCCGCGGTGGCGAAGCTCCTCGATCCGAAGCCGCTCCTGACGATAACGCTCGCCGACCGAGAGGTCGAACGGACCGAATCGCCCGTCGGGATTCGACCCCGGTCCGCGGAACTGGCTCTGGCACCGATAGCAAATCGCGACGTTCGGAACCCGATAGTACAAGATCATGTCCAGTAAGGCCGATGCAAGCAGCACCAGATAAGCCGGAATGGGGTTTTCATAATACCAGAAGACGGTGCTGACGGCGAAGCCCACGCAGACGATCGCCAGGCCCAACGTCTGGGGGAAGTCTTTCTGGATGTACACGTCGGGCGTGCCGCACAATGGACAGGCCGCCAGCGTCCCCCCGTCGGCGATCGCCTCGGGATGGAGGTCGCGGACCGTCT contains:
- a CDS encoding carboxypeptidase-like regulatory domain-containing protein translates to MDGPPWPITWAWGWTMAMLISLACVALGMTIPLSGTVEDAAGRPVAGATVWLGDTIATRKGSEVLATAKTDENGRFRLERAADLVGRGRSWSPTLWAYKPGGRIAHLEFKGDLPAADEPVRLVLGPPASTPVRVLNPDGKPAKGASVRPVYLRIKAPRPPDKLLDRLGATTDADGRATLDGFAPVDVELLDVTVEGQIVQYLPLDPDDGTLTLRPLGRLKVRIVADDPKVLKGWIITASSHPTDAGYQGPTTHWARETTGDDGRIDFPPLATGRITWDAKPPEGSNYLLAKQPGGTVRAGETEEVEIAVRRGVRIEGVVKEESGGAPVAGVQVVVTPLQGNSQSGASPVTDARGRISAVIPPGTTRLTYIEVPKDYFLPPRVQNWVDFEVKEGEERHECAPPPLRKAAHVRGRVVDEAGEPSPWAAVSGSWSLDENGFNTTSTIHAETDARGEFVLGSIPPNARVTVTASSGWTTESDSSVVPKVDEGEPTTIRLRKRPTLALSGRVLGPDGRPLADAQIRVMIRAPVQGFNSGSPFMFGESEEVRTGPDGRYKTPAQLPVKHEYRIEAQASRCEPSMSRWLVGQAVEVPDLVLRRSIGVREAAGWVVDSTGKPVVGAEVFQSGDGPRRTRGVTDADGRFRVAKVPDAPAFLFVAREGYRFLGRRVEPEARAIEFVLRRLDEPPAALLGSAGSPVARDEERAIARDLIAQARKAPGGGGDSQRGPLAVAALVDPDRMVEMIENQVVAVDAGVLTALAIGRSEGDPRKVLEILDAIDSPATASHAALGLFDRLGRSARPAFRRELLDRAERRAHDVGEPGQEASLLARAADRRLDIGDVDRGSALAREAQTVAARPGQQLVPDPLDDLASALARVDLAAALKLLDGQAKPPGVLDMTRAAIAKRIAAANPAEARRLLGVIQENNRWSARRAVCARMVAKDLPAARALAAEGGDAMLAAVLPAFAARALADSDPRAARELLFESVEKLGKLDQIQAAQPAPAVVLARLVPLAVRLDPDRAPSCLWLALSRRPPLPDRELSPVLPDVRQRYLDLAELAALTSRYDRAAAEVVFAPVAARLAALDDEPCGLGNEGPAIFRAAGAFDARAARALLDALPEDPPPLDGRQAGFPNFRHHSKAEARVALAEVLGLPPRLRLREPFMPIGGDDWLEVLDDRGMGRIEGP
- a CDS encoding BamA/OMP85 family outer membrane protein, translated to MEQRLIDAERSTSVASRATAAAAARSMRLMLTATVFLALAPVAANAQRGDKLPEGVVTEVRIEGNASIPAAKIRAKLLSKVNHPLDQQLVETDMHSLMGTKWFSDVAPYTEESPPKSGKYILIFKVREMPILRVVELRGRSKISQKEIEENTGLKVGNRADPTRTRLAISQIERLYQEKGFELAEVRLIEGGEVGDTKVVIQIFEGPKYKIASIDFKGNTFATDSQLWGKISSRKPIIMSFGGKYHRDMLEEDKRKLVEYFQSQGFFEVTITPVTRPGASIGDVNLTFVISEGVRYKVRDLIFEGNKQIKTKELREGLQLHSGKPFLEAVRESDRNRLLTRYFELGCIKTQIVTEPRFTNEQGVVDLVYKIEESEAFLLGDLIIRGNSRTRDKVIRREAMMAGLLPGEVLDKNRIETFQKRLYGTGYFQTNPELGKPIEVKIVNERPGDKPYNDLMIPLLGEMSRARMQDDDSGVELVPAPEPIAPRGAPPTVSDPGPSGLTPFGSSNLFSPPPNAAPSVAVPSPVPVPGAAPSRRGAVANTPPVGSGEPPGTFPSVPGLNMTDVGPDRNDPFPNRSFADIVTSLEEAPTGRFMVGMAASSFQGLFGNVTIYEKNFDLFNVPRSFNDIFNGTAFRGAGQEFRVDLQPGTLINRFQVSLREPYLFDLPIGAGVAGYYFSRFYPNWDERRGGGRFSLGRQFGTSTYADVAVRAESVNFFGFKTPAPAQYLAASGESSLFSVRPSLRFDNRNSPFQATKGQYAEFSFEQGWGTYTWSKFDAEGRAYFETGSRPDGTGKRFITARGHFGITTQSTPVYERFFAGNFGSLRGFQYRTVSPKALGVPVGGVLMAVGSLEYQFPWTASDTVQQVVFTDFGTVEGDYSFNKVRVSVGTGLRLKIPQMGPVPLGFDLAFPISYANGDALRYFNFSMSAMY
- a CDS encoding FAD-binding oxidoreductase, with product MDEQRARINDDLRGVVAGELLFEPLDRASYALGAGPHEIDPLGVVVPRTSEDVVTIVRYASENGIPLHARGAATDPAGGAIGPGLVIDFSRHLRKIVAIADDHVVAEAGVVFDVLNARLAPLGRRLEPSPLHPEAATLGGMIGVDTAGERSCLYGPVSRQVERLRVVFAQGETAELGFEAWPDFDDEPADFKELIVRKLQAIHRHGRARWADRGETSPLNRAGYALAASANDRGIDLARLICGSEGTLALVLQATLRTTPLPAAQAVVILPFVRLADAAGCVPYLIAGDLKPSACDLFDWRSASLARDVDPLFREHVGDSVESVMLVEFEGDSAAEVDGKARLLIEKAYRTGLMIADAATVHRRADCERLVTLRRRIEPLLMRGRGRARPVPIVDDVAVPVERLSPVIRKLQDLLKRYELSWTLDVYAADGRIRMRPLLDLADPDDRTKIEGLAGEFYDVVLEAGGTISSAQGCGLLRTQFLPRQYGELVQVFRDVKDVFDPAYLLNPGKVVGDDPRLAAKNLKRFPDIPRDPDGDLGSLVGSSLGSGSGSGFIRIPEAYDSRETSVVRASDGDAPEAGGSAPSSILMPPVLRWPEIDVLSMASACNGCGACRSSDPTLRMCPSFRAHGTEAASPRSQANLLRQVASGQVDPRLWGSAEFMAHADLCIHCKLCKSECPSGVDVSSLILEAKAAFVENHGLPPHDWIFSRLEMWARLASRLPILSNFLMSRRSARWVLERALGLSRRRVLPQVRRTPYTRRAAKLGLNRPRPSQPGPRVIYFVDVYANYYDHELAESVVGVLHQAEVNVYVPTGQRSSGMAPLIVGDVDHARDLALRNLRVLGNAVRDGYTVVCSEPTAALMLRQEYVKLTDDLDAELVARNTMDLGEYLMGLDARGHLPTPHEPVRARVGYHQPCHLRALDVGLPGFDLLHKIPDLDVEYINRGCSGMGGTYGLGTRQFRASLRAGRELHKRLKDDDIEIGSTECGACRIQMEQGIAKRTLHPIKLLSLGYGLNPSLREHFKAPKPRHVMS